The proteins below are encoded in one region of Choloepus didactylus isolate mChoDid1 chromosome Y unlocalized genomic scaffold, mChoDid1.pri SUPER_Y_unloc1, whole genome shotgun sequence:
- the LOC119525895 gene encoding putative protein SSX6 — protein sequence MNRDNSFAKRPKEKSKAFKDVSKYFSEEEWEELGYSEKISYVYMKRNYDTMTKLGNRKFWMMSQKSSKEENRSEGAPEAVLLKKPTDAGPRQAQLCSPGKASTSGQQRKQAKGPRKEAIEVWTHRLRERKNLVVYEEISDPEEDD from the exons ATGAACAGAGACAACTCCTTTGCAAAGCGTCccaaagagaaaagcaag gCCTTCAAGGATGTTTCCAAATACTTCTCTGAGGAAGAGTGGGAAGAGCTGGGATACTCAGAGAAAATCAGCTACGTGTATATGAAGAGAAACTATGACACCATGACTAAACTAGGTAACAGGAAGTTCTGG ATGATGTCTCAGAAGTCATCAAAGGAAGAAAATCGTTCGGAGGGAGCGCCAGAAGCAGTACTCTTGAAGAAACCAACTGATGCGGGACCGCGTCAGGCACAGCTGTGCTCCCCTGGAAAAGCAAGTACCTCTGGTCAGCAGAGGAAGCAGGCaaaag GACCCAGGAAGGAGGCGATTGAGGTCTGGACTCACCGGCTGCGTGAAAGAAAGAATCTAGTAGTTTATGAAGAGATCAGTGACCCCGAGGAAGATGACTAA